The nucleotide sequence CCACTGGGCGGATTTCATCCTGACCTATGCCCGTGACGGCGGCCTCGCCCCGCGCCGCGCCCTCGACCTCGCCTGCGGCACCGGCGGCATGACCCGGCAGCTTCAGCAGTCCGGTCTGGCGGTGGCAGGCGTGGACGGCAGTGCCGAGATGCTGGACGTGGCCCGCCGGCGCCTGCCCTGGGTGGAGTTCGAGCAGGGCGACCTGCGCAGCTTCGACCTGGGCAAAACCTTCGACCTCGTCACCTGCGTCTTCGATAGCCTCAACAACCTGCTGACCCCCGCCGACCTCGGCGCGGCGCTGCGCCGGGCGGCGGCCCACACCGCGCCGGGCGGACTGTTTGCCTGCGACCTCAACACCCGTCTGGGCGTGCGCGAGCTGTGGGAAGGCGACGCCATCGAGGGCCTGGCCCGCAGCGAGGCCGGTGAGGAAGTCCATTACCACTGGTCACACCACTACGACGCCGAGGAAAAACTGGGCGTCGTGCAGGCGTTTTGCCGGGTGATGGGCAAAGGTGGCGAGGTGCAGGAATTCGTGGAAACCCACCGCGAGCGCGGCTACGACCCTGCCGAGCTGGAGCCGCTGCTGCGCGAGGCCGGATTCGCCCGCTGGGAAATCGTGGAATACCCCGACTACGCCGCGCCGCACGCCGGAACCCCGCGTATCTGGGTGTTCGCGTGGCAGGGGGAAGCGTGAGCGGGCCGGTCTTGCCGGTGCTGGGGGCCGGGGGCTGGGGCACGGCGCTGGCGGCAGCGGCGGCGCGGGCGGGGCAGGAGGTGCGGCTGTGGGCACGTCGCCCCGACTTCGCCGCCCGGCTGGCCGAGGTGCGTGAAAACCGCGAGTACCTGCCGGGCGTGCTGCTGCCGCCGCAGGTGCAGGTCACGTCCGACCTGCCGGGCGCCGTCGCGGGCGCCGACTTCGCGTTGCTGGTCGTGCCGAGCGTGGGGGTGCCCGAGCTGCTGGCCGGGTTGCCGCGCGGGCTGGGGGTGGTGCTGTGCGCCAAGGGTCTCGCGCCCGACGGCAGCCGCCTGAGCGAGTACGCGGCGGGGCTCGGCTTTGACCGGGTGGCGGTCCTGAGCGGTCCCAACCATGCCGAGGAAATCGGGCGCGGGCTGCCCGCCGCCACGGTGGTCGCCAGCCGTGACCCGGCGCTGGCCGCTGGCGTGCAGGCCGCGCTGATGTCGCCGCATCTGCGGGTGTACACCAGCCGCGACGTGACCGGCGTGGAACTCGGCGGCGTGCTGAAAAACGTGATGGCGGTGGCCGCCGGAATGGGCGACGGCCTGAATCTGGGCGACAACGCCAAGGCCAGCCTGCTCACCCGGGGCCTGCGCGAGATGAACCGCTACCTGCGCTCGCTCGGCGCCGAAGAAGAAACGGTCTACGGCCTGAGCGGACTGGGCGACCTGATCGCCACCGCCACCAGCCCCCACAGCCGCAACCGGGCGGCGGGCGAGGCGATTGCGCGGGGCGAAAGTCCGCAGCAGGGCGGCAAGGTGGTGGAGGGTCTGCGCACGGCGGGCCTGCTGGACGCCTGGGCGGGCGCCCACGGTCACGACCTGCCCATCGTGCGGGCGGTGGCGCACGTCACGCGCGGCGAGTGGACCCCGCAACAGGGCGTCCGGCACCTGATGGGCCGCGAGGCGAAAGGGGAGACGGCGGCAGAGGAGCGGACCTGAACAAGCTGAAAAAGAAAGAAGGAGAGAGGGAGGCGTAGGTGCCTCCCTCTCTCCTTTGTTCGCTCTCCGTCGCCAGGTTTACCAGGCGTAGAAGATCGCGACGATCAGCAGCCACACCACGTCCACCAGGTGCCAGTACAGGCTGGCGGGGACGATGGAGCCGTGGTTGTACTTGTCCATCTTGCCGGTCAGCGCCTGATAGTAGGGCAGGGCGATGCCGGTGCCGCCGATCAGGATGTGCAGACCGTGCAGGCCGACGATGATGAAGAAGCACGACTGCCACAGGTTCTGGCGCCAGTCGCTCTCGGTGCCGAACAGGGCGAACTCGTACACCTGGAAGATCATGAAGATGGCACCGAGCAGCAGCGTGATGAACAGGCCCAGGCGACCCCAGCTGGCGCGGCCATGGTGCAGGTCCTGTTCGGCCTTGTGGATCACGCCCGAGCTGGTGACCAGAATCAGGGTGTTGAGCGCGGCCAGCCAGATGTTCGGGCGCAGTGCGGGCGGCTCGGCGGCGCCGATCACGCGCAGGTAGACGTAGCCGGCGATCAGGATGGCGAACAGCGAGACTTCCGAGATGATGAACCAGGCCATGCCCATGAAGCCGTTGTCGTACTTGGTGAGGTGGTGGTGCGCCACAGGCACGGCGTACTCACGGGTGCCTGCCCACTTGAACAGCGAGTAGAAGAACACCGGGAAGCTGAGGTACAGCACCGCCGTGGCGATCTTGAAGCTCAGGCTGGCGTCGGCGAAGGGCTTGAGGCCGACAGCCGGGTCATAGTTGGTGAACCAGCCAAAGCTCAGGCCGTAGCCCATCAGCAGCAGGGCGAAGGCGGTCATGAACGGCCAGATGCTGTCCTGCGGCAGATGAATGCTCTTGGGGTCCACCGGGGTCAGGGTGTCGCCGTTCTTTTCCCAGTCGTACAGCGGGCGCTCGGTGGGGAAGTTCTGCGGGAAGTCGTGGGCGAAGTTGTAGGCGGCGGGCGGGCTGCTGCTCGTCCACTCCAGGGTAAAGCCGCCCCAGGGGTTGGGTCCGGCGGTGATCGGGCGCTTGAAGCTCTGGAACATGTTCCACAGCATCACCAGGCCGCCGAGGAGCAGCAGGAACGCGCCGACGGTGCTGGCGAAGTTCAGCTCGGTCCAGGCCCAGTTGCCCGAGGGGTAGGTGTAGTAGCGGCGGGGCATGCCCAGCAGACCCAGGATGTACTGCGGCAGGAAGGTCAGCCACGACCCGACCATGAACAGCCAGAAGTGGGCCAGACCCACCTTCTCGTCCATGAAGCGTCCGGTCATCTTGGGCCACCAGTAGTACAGACCCGCCATCGCCAGGAACGCGGTGCCGAACATCATCACGTTGTGGAAGTGCGCCACCACGTAGTAGGACATCGTGACCTGATAGTCGAAGGGAATCATGCCCAGGCTCACGCCGGTGATCCCGCCGATCAGGAAGTTGAAGATGAAGCCGATCAGCCAGTAGGTCGGCATCCGCATCAGGATGCGCCCACCCCACAGGGTGCCGATCAGGTTGAAGATCTTGACGCCGGTGGGCACGGCCACGATCAGGGTCGAGATCATGAAGGCGATTTGCCAGGCTTCGGGCACGCCCACGGCGAACATGTGGTGCAGCCACACGATGCACGACACCAGCACGATGGCGAGAATCGAGTACACCATCACGCGGTAGCCGAACAGAGGCTTGCGGGCCATGGTGGAAGCGACTTCCGCGCCGATGCCCAGGTAGGGCAGCAGCATCACGTACACGGCGGGGTGCGAGTAGAACCAGAAGAACTGCTGGTACAGCACCGGCACGCCGCCGATACCGGGGTTGAACATGCTCAGGCCCAGCTTGATTTCCAGGTAGGTCAGCAGCGCGGCGGCGGTCAGGCCGCCCAGAGTGAGCAGCTGAAGGATGGAGGTCGCGAAGAGGCTCCAGGCGAAAATCGGCATCTTCCACAGCCCCATGCCGGGGGCACGCAGGTTGACGATGGTGGCGGCAAAGTTGGCCGAGCCGAGCAGCGAACCCAGGCCGTTGAGGATCACCGCGACCATGAACACGCTCACGCCGGTCTGGTTGCCGTCCATGGTGAGCGGGTAATAGAAGGTCCAGCCGACGCTGGGGGCGCCGCCGTTGAACAGGCCGAGGACCACCAGAATCAGGCTGGCGATAAACAGCCACACCGCGAAGGTGTTGAGCCTGGGCAGCGCCACGTCACGCACGCCGAGTTGCAGCGGCAGGAAATAGTTGCCGAAGCCGAACAGCCCCAGCGGAATCAGGAAGAAAAACAGCATGATCGCCGCGTGCATGGTCAGCACCTGGTTATAGGCGGTGCCCACCAGCAGCGTCTGCTCGGGAAGGGCCAGCTGAACACGAATCGCCAGTGCCAGCAGGCCACCCAGGCAAAAGCCCAGGACCGAAACGATGATGTACAGCAGACCGATCTTCTTGTGATCGGTGGTCATCATGTAGTCCTTGATGACCTCCCAGACGCCGCGCTTGGCTGCCGTCTGGGTGTGCTGAGGCAGCGGTGCATGAACCGTCACTGCGAACCTCCTGCGGTGGTGTTGGTCCCGTGGACCGGGATGCCACGCCAGTAGTCGGCTTCCTCGGGCAGACGCAGGCTGCGCAGGTACGCCGCGACGTCGTCGATCTCGTCATCGGTCAGCAGACCACCCTTGATCGGCTTGCCGTCCACGAAGTAGGTGCTGCCGTCATAGCTGGGCATGATGCTGCCGGGCTTGACGCGGGGGCTGTTCTTGATCCACTCGTGCAGCGCCTGCGCAGGGCTGTACTGCTTTTCCGTCTTGGCGCTCTGGGCCACTTCCGTTTCTTCCCAGTGGCGGGGGGTCATGGCTTCCCACATGCCCGCGCCCAGGGTGCGGCGCGTGCCGAAAAAGCTCAGGTCGGGGCCGCTCACGCCGCCTGCCGGGGTGCCCTGCACGCGGTGGCACGAAGCGCACGCCACGGCGCCGGTGTCGGCCTTGCCCTGCATGAACAGGTTGTAGCCGCGTTCCTCGGCGCTGCCGGGGGCGGGGGTGGGGGCCACGTAAGCCCGCGCCGCTTCGTTGTACGCGGCAAAGCGCTCGGGCGGCAGCGCGATGACCTTGAAGCGCATGTTGGCGTGCGAGGCGCCGCACAGCTGCGAGCAGTTGCCCTGGTAGACGCCGGGGCGCTGGGTGTCGAGTTCCCAGACCTTCTTGACGGTGGGAATCGACGCCCGCTGGCCGCCGAGGTTGGGTGCCCAGAAGCCGTGAATCACGTCGCGGCTGGTCGTGGTGATCGCCACCTTCTGTCCGGCGGGCATGACCATTTCGTTGCCGTTGGTTACCACGCTGCCGCCCTGCACCGTAGAAGCGGGGTAGGAGAAGTTCCACCAGAACTGTGCCCCCAGCGCCTCGATACCCAGGGTTTCTTGCGACACCGGGTTCAGGCGGGCCAGCGAACGCACCGACAGCACGCTCAGGCCAAGCACCAGAATGATCGGAATCCCGATCAGCCAGGCTTCAAGCTTGTTGTTGCCGTGGAACTGCTGGGGCGCGGCGGTGTTGCGGTCTTCACGGAACTTCTGCACCGTGTAGAACAGCATCCCCGAGACCCCGACGAAGATGATGATCGACAGTCCGATGGCCCAGAGGCTCAGGTTCCAGATTTCGCGGTTGTAGCTGGCAGCTTGGTCACCCAAGAAGATGAACTGCCCCTGCCCACAACTGCTCAGGACTGCCGCGCCGAGGGCGATGAGACCGGCGCGGGTCCACTGAGTGGCCCACCCCCGTTTCCCGCCCGGTTTACGGTCATGTTTGGTGTTCAATGTCGCTCCTTTCCTTTCCAGTCTAAAGCGTTCTGGAGGCGAATGCGCCGCCCGCCTGGGCTGCGGCCCATGTACCGGACCCGGCCTTGTCCGTGCCCTGAGCTTCCGCATCTACCGAACGGTCAGGCTCACGGCCCATGAGAGCAGTTTGAGGGGTAGAGCCTGTCAGTCTAGCAATCTGACTTTTTATAAAAAATATGTGAATAGCATAGTAAGGGTGTCACGGCTGGGTGTAGAACTGGGACATGCTGTCAGAGCGAAAACCCTACAAGAGCGACCTGGACGACGAAACTTACCTCTTCATCCTGCCTTACTTTCTGCTCGCTCCAGAAGACGCTCACCAGCGCGTCTACCCGATACGTGAAGTCCTCAATGCCGCTCTGTGGATTGGCCGCACAGGGAGTCAGTGGGAGTACCTCCCACACGACTTTCCGCCATACAAAATTGTCCATCAGCAACTGATGCGGTGGTTTGAACGAGGTTGCTTCGAGAACCTCGCTCACGACCTGCATTCACTGGTTCGCGAGGACGCCCTCAAGGAGGGCGTTCCTACCGTTGCCATCGTGGATAGCCGCACTCTGCAAAGCACGCCCGAGAGTGGCGGACGTGCTGGATATGACGGTGGAAAGCGTCGTAAGGGCAGCAAAATCCACGCTGCTGTCGACACGATGGGTAATGTCATGACGTTGCTCGTCACCCCTGGCAATGAGCAAGACCGAGAGCAGGTCTATGACTTGTGCCGCGAGGTGCAGCAGGTCACTGGTGACCACATTGATGTCGTTATCGCCGACCAGGGGTACACCGGAGAGCAGCCGCAGATTGATGCTTCCTTGAACGATGTGGAACTTGTTGTGGTGAAACGCCCGACTGGAGCGACGGGCTTTGTGCTGCTTCCGTTGCGATGGGTGGTTGAACGGACATTCGCCTGGACAGCACGTTTTCGCCGTCTATCACGTGATTTGGAGAGGCTGCAAAGCAGTCTCCTCGGCTTTCACTGGCTCGCGGTATCTGTTACGCTCCTAAACAAATTAAAGCCGATTCTTGGCTCGC is from Deinococcus wulumuqiensis R12 and encodes:
- the coxB gene encoding cytochrome c oxidase subunit II, giving the protein MNTKHDRKPGGKRGWATQWTRAGLIALGAAVLSSCGQGQFIFLGDQAASYNREIWNLSLWAIGLSIIIFVGVSGMLFYTVQKFREDRNTAAPQQFHGNNKLEAWLIGIPIILVLGLSVLSVRSLARLNPVSQETLGIEALGAQFWWNFSYPASTVQGGSVVTNGNEMVMPAGQKVAITTTSRDVIHGFWAPNLGGQRASIPTVKKVWELDTQRPGVYQGNCSQLCGASHANMRFKVIALPPERFAAYNEAARAYVAPTPAPGSAEERGYNLFMQGKADTGAVACASCHRVQGTPAGGVSGPDLSFFGTRRTLGAGMWEAMTPRHWEETEVAQSAKTEKQYSPAQALHEWIKNSPRVKPGSIMPSYDGSTYFVDGKPIKGGLLTDDEIDDVAAYLRSLRLPEEADYWRGIPVHGTNTTAGGSQ
- a CDS encoding cbb3-type cytochrome c oxidase subunit I → MTVHAPLPQHTQTAAKRGVWEVIKDYMMTTDHKKIGLLYIIVSVLGFCLGGLLALAIRVQLALPEQTLLVGTAYNQVLTMHAAIMLFFFLIPLGLFGFGNYFLPLQLGVRDVALPRLNTFAVWLFIASLILVVLGLFNGGAPSVGWTFYYPLTMDGNQTGVSVFMVAVILNGLGSLLGSANFAATIVNLRAPGMGLWKMPIFAWSLFATSILQLLTLGGLTAAALLTYLEIKLGLSMFNPGIGGVPVLYQQFFWFYSHPAVYVMLLPYLGIGAEVASTMARKPLFGYRVMVYSILAIVLVSCIVWLHHMFAVGVPEAWQIAFMISTLIVAVPTGVKIFNLIGTLWGGRILMRMPTYWLIGFIFNFLIGGITGVSLGMIPFDYQVTMSYYVVAHFHNVMMFGTAFLAMAGLYYWWPKMTGRFMDEKVGLAHFWLFMVGSWLTFLPQYILGLLGMPRRYYTYPSGNWAWTELNFASTVGAFLLLLGGLVMLWNMFQSFKRPITAGPNPWGGFTLEWTSSSPPAAYNFAHDFPQNFPTERPLYDWEKNGDTLTPVDPKSIHLPQDSIWPFMTAFALLLMGYGLSFGWFTNYDPAVGLKPFADASLSFKIATAVLYLSFPVFFYSLFKWAGTREYAVPVAHHHLTKYDNGFMGMAWFIISEVSLFAILIAGYVYLRVIGAAEPPALRPNIWLAALNTLILVTSSGVIHKAEQDLHHGRASWGRLGLFITLLLGAIFMIFQVYEFALFGTESDWRQNLWQSCFFIIVGLHGLHILIGGTGIALPYYQALTGKMDKYNHGSIVPASLYWHLVDVVWLLIVAIFYAW
- a CDS encoding NAD(P)H-dependent glycerol-3-phosphate dehydrogenase codes for the protein MSGPVLPVLGAGGWGTALAAAAARAGQEVRLWARRPDFAARLAEVRENREYLPGVLLPPQVQVTSDLPGAVAGADFALLVVPSVGVPELLAGLPRGLGVVLCAKGLAPDGSRLSEYAAGLGFDRVAVLSGPNHAEEIGRGLPAATVVASRDPALAAGVQAALMSPHLRVYTSRDVTGVELGGVLKNVMAVAAGMGDGLNLGDNAKASLLTRGLREMNRYLRSLGAEEETVYGLSGLGDLIATATSPHSRNRAAGEAIARGESPQQGGKVVEGLRTAGLLDAWAGAHGHDLPIVRAVAHVTRGEWTPQQGVRHLMGREAKGETAAEERT
- a CDS encoding IS5-like element ISDra5 family transposase → MLSERKPYKSDLDDETYLFILPYFLLAPEDAHQRVYPIREVLNAALWIGRTGSQWEYLPHDFPPYKIVHQQLMRWFERGCFENLAHDLHSLVREDALKEGVPTVAIVDSRTLQSTPESGGRAGYDGGKRRKGSKIHAAVDTMGNVMTLLVTPGNEQDREQVYDLCREVQQVTGDHIDVVIADQGYTGEQPQIDASLNDVELVVVKRPTGATGFVLLPLRWVVERTFAWTARFRRLSRDLERLQSSLLGFHWLAVSVTLLNKLKPILGSLA
- a CDS encoding class I SAM-dependent DNA methyltransferase, yielding MQRPPFTALAAVYDAIMADVEYDHWADFILTYARDGGLAPRRALDLACGTGGMTRQLQQSGLAVAGVDGSAEMLDVARRRLPWVEFEQGDLRSFDLGKTFDLVTCVFDSLNNLLTPADLGAALRRAAAHTAPGGLFACDLNTRLGVRELWEGDAIEGLARSEAGEEVHYHWSHHYDAEEKLGVVQAFCRVMGKGGEVQEFVETHRERGYDPAELEPLLREAGFARWEIVEYPDYAAPHAGTPRIWVFAWQGEA